The following coding sequences lie in one Montipora foliosa isolate CH-2021 chromosome 11, ASM3666993v2, whole genome shotgun sequence genomic window:
- the LOC137975207 gene encoding dapdiamide synthesis protein DdaC-like gives MLASSLLFTRTSFSQGTRNILCCIVQSRSFASQIVESDSYFTSLQPEDIALQFKHQLAGRKYLPGSQGKGFPAFLESARKGLPYALKVDSTDQVSVEKWGQLCRDQLNKALPEYNAVLFRNLPLFEAKDFAKFASSLGYKPTAYEGGTGNRYLVEGETEVYFSTSDPPDFNIELHNEMACSPVHPKKVIFFCLTEPNEEWGGVTPLVRNSDVFAQLDRAVVKKLEEKQIRYTRYLQDEKHKPYASWQQSFMTNDLKKVEKYLERENFSYEWEKVTGNLLYWYTLPPLATHPITGRKIWFTQPNVHHNTYYKESPMFQGVNLPDHMYPTHTLYGDGSEIEPEVIEHIRATGWQNAVGFSWRKRDVLVLDNLAVQHGRLSFRGDRVILAYLTAE, from the exons ATGTTGGCGTCTAGTCTATTGTTTACACGAACTTCATTCAGCCAAGGAACCCGAAATATTCTGTGTTGCATCGTCCAATCACGATCCTTTGCTTCACAAATTGTCGAAAGTGATTCATACTTTACTTCATTACAACCTGAAGATATCGCACTTCAATTCAAACATCAACTGGCAGGGAGAAAATACCTGCCTGGTTCCCAAGGCAAGGGATTCCCAGCGTTCCTTGAGTCCGCTCGTAAGGGACTTCCATACGCCCTGAAGGTTGACTCAACTGATCAAGTGAGCGTTGAGAAGTGGGGACAGCTTTGCCGTGATCAGCTAAACAAGGCACTCCCGGAATATAACGCTGTCCTGTTTCGTAATCTACCGTTATTTGAGGCAAAGGATTTTGCCAAGTTCGCATCCAGTCTTGGATACAAGCCAACCGCCTACGAAGGAGGAACCGGAAATAGGTACCTGGTGGAAGGAGAAACAGAAGTTTACTTTTCGACCAGTGACCCCCCGGATTTTAACATTGAGTTGCACAATGAAATGGCGTGTTCACCTGTTCACCCGAAAAAG gtcattttcttttgtttgactGAACCAAACGAAGAATGGGGTGGAGTGACTCCACTTGTCAGAAACAGTGACGTATTCGCCCAACTTGATCGCGCAGTTGTCAAGAAACTGGAGGAAAAACAGATCCGCTACACGCGATATTTACAGGATGAAAAACACAAACCTTACGCATCGTGGCAGCAGTCCTTTATGACCAATGATCTAAAG AAAGTGGAAAAATACCTAGaaagagaaaatttcagttaCGAGTGGGAAAAGGTTACCGGAAATCTGCTCTATTGGTACACACTTCCGCCGCTGGCTACTCATCCAATCACAGGCCGTAAAATTTGGTTTACGCAACCTAACGTGCATCATAACACGTACTATAAGGAGTCACCTATGTTTCAGGGTGTCAACCTGCCTGATCATATGTACCCAACTCACACGCTTTACGGTGACGGAAGTGAGATAGAACCGGAAGTCATCGAGCACATACGGGCAACTGGTTGGCAAAATGCTGTGGGATTTTCATGGAGGAAGCGAGATGTTCTTGTACTTGACAATTTGGCCGTTCAACATGGCAGACTCAGTTTTCGCGGAGACCGGGTGATTTTGGCTTACTTAACTGCTGAATAA
- the LOC137976791 gene encoding uncharacterized protein, which translates to MSESDSSDDNFIPQGSFPDIIQSSCEDESLLDVPADHFDGLDVKETVTELFEEVTQSESSNEVGETSKKDIIFQLAFILARRGGVLGQATHNHSQPLGTHQAAKIVAAVKRKAVADLFKPALACLPACLLCLNQKILPEQRTACVSNFVQKAQASSHVGELTEWALERNSLPLEQRKTDDFIVGPEYDILYTLCDLELCFWLSKFVHEIKKKDGSEYPLNTLYQICAGLQRALRENGLPELKMFRNPRYKLFQDSIDSRMKALTRTGLGVNVKQAKPISGDEEEILWSKGLLGEDDPRTLVNTLISLFIWQVLFASKWRRTQRTPSFLNWKLLKGTQKRIVLEDYDIAKSRQTLSSGMRTL; encoded by the exons ATGAGTGAATCGGACTCCAGTGATGATAATTTCATCCCTCAAGGCAGTTTTCCTGATATTATTCAGTCGTCTTGCGAAGATGAAAGTTTGTTGGATGTGCCAGCAGATCATTTTGATGGTTTAGATGTAAAGGAAACAGTGACAGAATTATTCGAAGAAGTAACGCAGAGTGAGTCCAGTAATGAAGTGGGAGAGACTAGCAAGAAGGA CATCATCTTCCAACTGGCTTTCATCTTGGCTCGCAGAGGAGGAGTACTTGGTCAGGCCACCCACAACCACTCGCAACCACTTGGAACCCATCAAGCTGCCAAAATCGTGGCCGCTGTAAAAAGAAAGGCAGTCGCTGACCTCTTTAAACCAGCTTTagcctgcctgcctgcctgcctgctCTGCCTAAACCAGAAAATATTGCCAGAGCAGCGAACCGCCTGCGTCAGCAACTTTGTCCAGAAGGCCCAGGCGAGTTCGCACGTAGGCGAGTTGACCGAATGGGCGCTAGAGCGAAATTCTCTCCCGTTGGAACAACGAAAAACGGATGACTTTATTGTTGGGCCCGAATATGACATTCTTTATACATTATGCGATTTGGAACTCTGTTTTTGGCTCAGTAAGTTTGTCCATGAAATAAAGAAGAAAGACGGTTCCGAGTATCCACTAAATACGCTTTATCAGATTTGCGCTGGATTGCAAAGAGCTTTAAGAGAGAATGGTTTGCCAGAGTTGAAAATGTTCCGAAATCCGAGATATAAACTATTCCAAGATTCCATTGACTCGCGAATGAAAGCTCTAACACGTACTGGATTGGGAGTCAATGTCAAACAGGCAAAACCAATATCAGGAGACGAAGAAGAGATTCTGTGGTCCAAGGGACTGTTGGGTGAAGATGACCCTCGCACGTTGGTTAACACTTTAATTAGTTTATTTATTTGGCAAGTACTTTTCGCTTCGAAGTGGCGAAGAACACAGAGAACTCCGTCTTTTCTCAATTGGAAGTTATTGAAGGGGACACAGAAAAGAATTGTGCTGGAGGATTACGACATCGCAAAGTCAAGGCAAACGTTGTCGAGCGGCATGAGAACATTGTGA
- the LOC137975075 gene encoding follistatin-related protein 5-like — MLSSTFARFIVVAFVFCSFGDAYSHSQSKTTERVYVLGSEDIYIIEPESKTILFTIGADGLCTQSKRYPRKKCSFGDGILVRDDLIFLSDSPGNRVHIIDTRKGKVVETVATEGYPYDLYYLPWMEEVWVHSWTLSTFDVINVKGNLEKTHKAIKAHVKPGWTHGFMLADPEIKDGKSGYVSHLFNPGIHQLDLDSKSYKGFVNVSDLGCSGTLYFAYSSLNKHAFVQCYAYRTSVGLLEMDLTKEQVVRKWNVPGRPYASPDGRFILTLFAPVNETVDVLLDSKVHVLFISKEGSPAIQKHTLHIPSGVSELVYVKKTDQQDGYLAFISLLYSDKMAVLDLDQLESGSDAVSYIHGVGSVITDEHAVSRSMVLSGRWLLSPANANNTVAIIDTSTRKLHGIVMGVVGGDELIAIPPPLPPSLPSPTAAAERVWRSKGTAIIVFLSSLLKLML; from the exons ATGCTCTCGTCTACATTTGCCCGCTTCATTGTTGTTGCTTTTG TTTTCTGCAGTTTTGGTGACGCATATTCGCATTCTCAAAGCAAGACAACCGAGAGAGTTTATGTCCTTGGATCAGAAGACATTTATATCATAGAACCGGAGAGCAAAACAATACTTTTCACGATCGGAGCTGACGGACTGTGCACACAATCAAAGCGATACCCAAG AAAAAAGTGTTCGTTTGGAGATGGGATACTGGTGAGAGACGATCTCATTTTCCTCAGTGATAGTCCCGGAAATCGCGTTCACATTATTGATACACGAAAAGGAAAG GTTGTAGAGACGGTGGCTACGGAAGGATATCCCTATGATTTATATTACTTACCATGGATGGAAGAGGTCTGGGTACACTCATGGACTCTATCTACCTTTGACGTCATTAATGTCAAGGGAAATCTGGAAAAGACTCATAAGGCCATCAAGGCGCATGTGAAGCCGG GATGGACCCATGGCTTCATGTTAGCTGACCCAGAAATCAAAGACGGCAAATCTGGTTACGTCAGTCACCTATTCAACCCAGGTATTCACCAACTTGACCTCGATAGCAAGTCGTACAAAGGCTTTGTGAACGTTTCCGACCTAGGTTGCAGCGGGACTTTGTATTTCGCTTACAGCTCGTTGAACAAACACGCCTTTGTCCAGTGCTACGCTTACCGCACATCTGTGGGTCTCTTAGAGATGGATCTTACCAAGGAACAGGTTGTTCGTAAGTGGAATGTCCCTGGAAGGCCATACGCTTCACCTGATGGCCGTTTCATCCTAACACTCTTCGCACCCGTCAACGAGACAGTAGACGTTCTTCTCGACAGTAAGGTCCATGTTCTGTTTATTTCCAAAGAGGGGAGCCCTGCAATTCAGAAACACACGCTACATATCCCCTCGGGTGTTAGTGAATTGGTTTATGTTAAGAAGACTGACCAACAAGATGGCTACCTTGCTTTTATCAGTCTCCTCTACAGCGACAAGATGGCTGTGTTAGATCTGGATCAGCTCGAATCTGGCAGCGATGCAGTGAGCTACATTCATGGCGTTGGAAGTGTGATTACCGATGAGCACGCAGTGTCACGTTCCATGGTTCTGTCAGGGCGTTGGCTTCTGTCCCCTGCCAATGCAAACAACACCGTCGCTATCATCGACACCTCCACCCGAAAGCTACATGGGATCGTAATGGGTGTGGTGGGAGGTGACGAGTTAATTGCTATTCCTCCCCCTCTGCCTCCGAGCCTGCCTTCACCAACTGCTGCCGCAGAGAGAGTCTGGCGTTCCAAAGGGACTGCGATCATTGTGTTTCTGTCCTCTCTTTTGAAATTGATGCTGTAG